The genomic DNA TCGTCCCGCGGTCGAACAGTTTGGTTCCGGCCAGCAACACGAGCGCCCCGTCGTGCGGCGCCGCCTCTCCCCGCCCGGGTGCGGGGGCGGGGACCGGTACCATCGCCGCGGGCGCAATCGGCGGCGGAGCGATGCGCGCGTCCGGCGCCCACCCGGGGATCAGGCGGGCGATCTCAGACGTGACTTCTTCCCACGACGAGAACGCGAGCGGAACCCCGAGCCGGGCGGCCAAGGCACTCAGGATCGCCGAGTCCGAGCGCGCCTCCCCCGGGCCGACCACCGCCTGCGCCTGGTGCTGGACGCGGCCTTCGAGATTGCCCACGGTGCCGGACTTCTCCGCGGAGGTCAACACGGGCAGCACGACGTCGGCGGCCGCGGCGGTCGCCGTGAGAAACGCGTCATGGACCACCAGCACGTCGAGCCGCTCCCGCGCCGCCCGCCACGCCGCGGCATCAGGGTACGACGTCGCCGGATCGGCCCCGACGACATACAGCATCACCACACGGCCGTCGCGGGCGCCGGCGAGCATCTCCCGGACCGTCCGGCCGGGGGCCGCCGGGATCGGACGGCCCCACACCGCCTCTACGGACGCCCGTGCCGCCGCGTCGGCGAGCGGCCGGTACCCGGGAAGCAAATCCGGCAAGACGCCGAGCGACTGGGCGCCGCCCGCGTTGCCGCGCCCGCGCAGCAGGCCGGTCGTCACCGCCGGATACGCGGCGCCGAGGGCGTGGAGCGACGCGACCACCGCGCGGCCTTCGGGCTGCTCAAGGGCCGTGTGGCCGGCGAGCACGAGTGGCCGCTCGGCGGCGGCGAGCAGCGCCGCGACGTCGCGCAGCGCCGCGGCATCAACGTCCGACGCCCGCGACGCCCCGTCCGGCCTGCCCCCGTCCGGGGGGGGGGCGCCCCCGCCGGCCAGGGCCTCGAGGATCGCCGGCTCGCTCCCCCGGCGGTAGGTGATGTTGTGGCGGGCCCACCGGGCGATCTCGAGCGCCCAGGGATTCGCGATCACGAGTCGCGCGCCGCGGTCGACTGCCTTCTTGACCCGCAGCCAGATGATCGGGTACTCCTCGGTCAGATCGCAGCCGAGCAGCACGATCACATCGGCGTGCTCGACGTCGCTGATCGGCCGGCCGAGCCCCCACGGCGCCTCCGCGGCCGGAAGCGGAAAGGCCGTGTCGTCGCGGAAGTCGATCGAGTTGGTGCCCACGATCCCGCGAAACACTCGGGTCAGGAGATACGCGTCTTCGTTCGTGCCGCGGGCGCCGCCGATCACGCCGATCCGGTCGGACGGCGTCCGCCGCACCGCTTCCGCGACCCGGTCGAGCGCCTCGTCCCACGTCGCGTCGCGCAGCGCCCCGCCGTCCCGGACGAGCGGCGTGCGAAGCCGGTCGCGGCTCCCCGTGAACTCGTAGCCGAAGAACCCCTTGTCGCAGAGCCAGACGTCGTTGATCTCCGGATGCTCGCGGGCGCGGGTCCGGGTCAGGTCGTTGTCCCGCACGTCGAGTGTCGTCGCGCACCCGCACCCGCAGTGGGCACAGACGCTCTCGTGCTGGCGGATGTCCCACGGCCGCGAGCGGAACCGATACGTCGCGCTCGTCAGCGCCCCGACCGGACAGATGGCGATCGTGTTGCCGATGAACTTGCTCTCCACGGGCTCCATGAACGGCGTCGCGATCTGGCTGTGGTATCCTCGTTCGAAGCCCTTCAGCGCGTCGTCGCCTGCGACGAGCTCGCCGAACCGGACGCACCGCCAGCAGAGCACGCAGCGCTCGCGGTCGAGCACCAGGACGGAGCCCATGCGCACGTGCTTGCCGTAGGTGCGCTTCGTTTCGACGAACCGGCTCGCGCCGGGACCGAACTTGAGCGTGTTGTCCTGCAGCGGACACTCGCCGCCCTTGTCGCAGATCGGGCAGTCGAGCGGGTGGTTGACCAGCAGGAACTCGAGGATGCCGCGCTGCCCCTGCTTTACGCGCTCGGTGGCCGTGCGCACGACCATGTCCTCCAGGGCCTCGAGCGTGCACGAGGTGGCGAGTTTCGGCATCTTCTCCACCTCGACGAAGCACATCCGGCACGCGCCGAGCGGCGGCATGCGGTCGTGGTAGCAGAACACCGGGATCTCGATGCCTATCTGGCGGGCGGCCTGCCAGACCGTCGTTCCCTTGGGAACGGCCACGGTCCGGCCGTCGATCGTCAGGTGGACCATCGGGACGGCCGGCCCCGGCGGCGCGGCCGCGGGCCAATCCAGCCTGCGGGTCGCCTCGGTGCCCTGGCCGGTCGAAGGCCCGGGGCGCAGGACCACCCCGCGCGAGTCGGGGGCCGGGGGCGGATCCGCGGCGGCGCGGCTCATGTCCTCACACCCTCGTTCGCGTCGTGGCCCCCGGCGTGGTTGCTCAGCGGCGTCGGCGTGACACGCGAACCGCGCTCGGCGTATGCCACGGTCGCCGGCGCCAAGTCGCACGTGCCGGTCTGGATGTGGCGGACGTACTCGTCGCGGAAGTACGTGAGTGACGCCCGGAGGGTCGGCGGCACGCTCTCCCCGAGCAGGCAGAAGCACGTACCCGTCATGTTACGGGCGATGTCGTCGAGGAGGCCGAGGTCCTCCATCCGGCCGTGCCCGCCGAGGATCCGCTCGAAGATCTGGCTCAGCCAGACGGTGCCTTCCCGGCACGGCGTGCACTTGCCGCACGACTCGTCGCGATAGAACTCCACCGCCCTCCCCACCAGGGCCGGAATGCAGGTCGTATCGTCCATCACGATGATCGCGCTCGAGCCGAGCATGGTCCCGATCTTCGCCAGCGAGTCGAAGTCCGCGGGGGTATCGAGGTGCTCGGGCAGCAGAATCGCCGACGAACACCCGCCGGGATAGATGGCCTTGAGCGTCCGGCCGGGCCGGAGCCCCCCGGCGTGCTCGAAGATGATCTCGCGCAGGGGCGTGCCGATCGGCAGCTCTTTGACCCCCGGGCGCACCACGTGCCCCGAGACCGAGTACAGGATGGGCGGCCCGGCCGCCTTATAGGCCTCCGGCCCCATCGCCACGATGTAGGGGACGTGCGCCATCGTCTCCGCGTTGTTGAGCACGGTCGGCCGGTCGTAGAGGCCGCGCACGGCGGGATAGTACGGCGGCTTCTGCCGCGGGAACGCCCGCCGGCCCTCGAGGCTCTCGAGCAGCGCCGTCTCCTCGCCGCAGATGTAGGCCCCGGCGCCGCGGTGGATCGTCATCTCGAGGTCGAAGCCGCTCCCGAGGATGTCGCGGCCGAAGTATCCCCGCGCGTACGCGTCCGCCAGCGCCCGGCGGAGCCGGTCGTACCCGAGGAAGAACTCGCCGCGGAGATAGATGTAGGCCTGGTGCACGTCGTTCGCGTAGGCGGTGATGAGGCTGCCCTCGAGGATCGCGTGCGGGTCGCCCTCGATGAGCGTCCGGTCCTTGAACGTGCCCGGCTCCCCCTCGTCCGCGTTCACGACCAGGTACCGGGGCTCGCCCTCGCGCTTCGGCGTCAGTTTCCACTTGCGCCCGGTCGGGAAGCCGGCACCGCCGCGGCCTCGGAGGCCGCTCTGGTCGACCACCTCGACGACCTGGTCCGGGGTCATCGTCCGGAGCGCCCGCGACGCGGCCTGGTAGCCGCCCGTCGCGAGATACGCGTCGATGGACGCGCGCTCGGGACCGAGATGCCTCGTGAGGATGGGCTCAGCCATCCGCAAGCGCCCGGACGAGGCCGTCGACCGCGTCGGGGGTGACCCGCGCGACGCGATCGGCGTCCGC from bacterium includes the following:
- the nuoG gene encoding NADH-quinone oxidoreductase subunit NuoG, whose product is MSRAAADPPPAPDSRGVVLRPGPSTGQGTEATRRLDWPAAAPPGPAVPMVHLTIDGRTVAVPKGTTVWQAARQIGIEIPVFCYHDRMPPLGACRMCFVEVEKMPKLATSCTLEALEDMVVRTATERVKQGQRGILEFLLVNHPLDCPICDKGGECPLQDNTLKFGPGASRFVETKRTYGKHVRMGSVLVLDRERCVLCWRCVRFGELVAGDDALKGFERGYHSQIATPFMEPVESKFIGNTIAICPVGALTSATYRFRSRPWDIRQHESVCAHCGCGCATTLDVRDNDLTRTRAREHPEINDVWLCDKGFFGYEFTGSRDRLRTPLVRDGGALRDATWDEALDRVAEAVRRTPSDRIGVIGGARGTNEDAYLLTRVFRGIVGTNSIDFRDDTAFPLPAAEAPWGLGRPISDVEHADVIVLLGCDLTEEYPIIWLRVKKAVDRGARLVIANPWALEIARWARHNITYRRGSEPAILEALAGGGAPPPDGGRPDGASRASDVDAAALRDVAALLAAAERPLVLAGHTALEQPEGRAVVASLHALGAAYPAVTTGLLRGRGNAGGAQSLGVLPDLLPGYRPLADAAARASVEAVWGRPIPAAPGRTVREMLAGARDGRVVMLYVVGADPATSYPDAAAWRAARERLDVLVVHDAFLTATAAAADVVLPVLTSAEKSGTVGNLEGRVQHQAQAVVGPGEARSDSAILSALAARLGVPLAFSSWEEVTSEIARLIPGWAPDARIAPPPIAPAAMVPVPAPAPGRGEAAPHDGALVLLAGTKLFDRGTMALRCPGVRAQAGEPFVALHPGDAGRLGLAEGSVCEVRSARGALRLPVRLWPGLHPGHAYVPRGFDAAPVTALLDEREAVWVTVHALASLVPPAGPAPRRGQAGAAG
- the nuoF gene encoding NADH-quinone oxidoreductase subunit NuoF translates to MAEPILTRHLGPERASIDAYLATGGYQAASRALRTMTPDQVVEVVDQSGLRGRGGAGFPTGRKWKLTPKREGEPRYLVVNADEGEPGTFKDRTLIEGDPHAILEGSLITAYANDVHQAYIYLRGEFFLGYDRLRRALADAYARGYFGRDILGSGFDLEMTIHRGAGAYICGEETALLESLEGRRAFPRQKPPYYPAVRGLYDRPTVLNNAETMAHVPYIVAMGPEAYKAAGPPILYSVSGHVVRPGVKELPIGTPLREIIFEHAGGLRPGRTLKAIYPGGCSSAILLPEHLDTPADFDSLAKIGTMLGSSAIIVMDDTTCIPALVGRAVEFYRDESCGKCTPCREGTVWLSQIFERILGGHGRMEDLGLLDDIARNMTGTCFCLLGESVPPTLRASLTYFRDEYVRHIQTGTCDLAPATVAYAERGSRVTPTPLSNHAGGHDANEGVRT